The following DNA comes from Deinobacterium chartae.
CGATTTTTTTGAGGCCCAGGCCCGAAGCCCGCTCGCAGGGGTCCCAGCGGGGACCAGGGAGATACAGCATGCACCTGCTCGATTTTCAAGGCTGGAGCGCCGAGCGCGTTCACAGCATCCTCGATTCCGCCGACATCATGCGCGAAGTGCTCGACCGGCCGGTCAAGAAGGTCCCGGCCCTGCAGGGCCTGACGATCTGCACCGCGTTTTTTGAGAACTCCACCCGTACGCGCACCTCGTTCGAACTGGCCGCGCGCCGCATGAGCGCTGACGTGGTGTCCTTCGCCGCCGGGGCTTCGAGCCTCTCCAAGGGCGAGAGCCTGCGCGACACCATCGAAACGCTCAAGGCCATGCGGGTCGATGCCTTTATCGTGCGCCACCCGGCCTCGGGTGCCGCGCACCTGGTCGCGCGCTACGGCGGTCTGCCCACCCTCAACGCCGGTGACGGTCGCCGCGCGCATCCCACCCAGGCCCTGCTCGACGCCTACACCCTGCGGCGGCGCCTGGGCAGCCTCGAGGGGCTCAAGGTCGCGATCATCGGCGACGTGCGGCATTCGCGCGTGGCGCGCTCGAACGCCGAACTGCTGCCGCTGCTGGGCGCCGAGGTAACGCTGTGCGGCCCGGCTCCGCTGCTGCCGCGCGAGCTTGCCCGGCCCGGAGTGAAGCTCACCACCGACCCCCGTGAGGCGGTCAAGGGCGCGGGCGCGGTGATGGCCCTGCGCATTCAGCAGGAGCGCATGGCCGGCGGTTTCCTGCCCAGCATGGCCGAGTACGCCCTGAGCTACCAGGTGAACGAGCGCCTGCTGGCGGAGGCCCGCGAGGACGCGGTGCTGCTGCACCCGGGGCCCATGAACCTGGACCTCGAGGTGAGCGGCAGCCTGGCGCGCTCGGAGCGCAGCTTGATAGGCGAACAAGTCGAGAACGGGGTGGCAGTCCGCATGGCGGTGCTGTACCACCTGCTGGTGGGGAGGCGCGAATGATTACCGAACTGAAGAACGTCCGCC
Coding sequences within:
- a CDS encoding aspartate carbamoyltransferase catalytic subunit — encoded protein: MHLLDFQGWSAERVHSILDSADIMREVLDRPVKKVPALQGLTICTAFFENSTRTRTSFELAARRMSADVVSFAAGASSLSKGESLRDTIETLKAMRVDAFIVRHPASGAAHLVARYGGLPTLNAGDGRRAHPTQALLDAYTLRRRLGSLEGLKVAIIGDVRHSRVARSNAELLPLLGAEVTLCGPAPLLPRELARPGVKLTTDPREAVKGAGAVMALRIQQERMAGGFLPSMAEYALSYQVNERLLAEAREDAVLLHPGPMNLDLEVSGSLARSERSLIGEQVENGVAVRMAVLYHLLVGRRE